From a region of the Acinetobacter larvae genome:
- a CDS encoding putative metallopeptidase — MDQIRPFPPTDFIDQAEEEEAIRLVPAVDLKQWVVDNFLTLGGALHNPDHDHVAELLHDDETFLAFAWASSAAVAKKRMVLGQCEKVMFNQGGWKKARQEQQMRDWFGAVPVYLITIDASFCEQTSDRDFCALIDHELYHIGVERDEDGEIIYSDHTGLPKHYLAGHDVEEFIGVVKRWGASESVKRLVEVAQNPPFVPDLDIAKCCGNCVIN; from the coding sequence ATGGACCAAATCAGACCATTCCCACCAACTGACTTCATTGATCAGGCTGAGGAAGAAGAAGCTATACGCTTGGTACCCGCCGTCGATCTAAAACAGTGGGTAGTAGATAACTTTTTAACGCTTGGCGGTGCTTTACATAATCCTGACCATGACCACGTTGCTGAGTTATTACATGATGACGAAACCTTTTTAGCCTTTGCATGGGCATCATCTGCCGCCGTGGCTAAAAAGCGCATGGTGTTAGGCCAATGTGAAAAGGTGATGTTTAATCAGGGCGGATGGAAGAAAGCACGACAGGAACAACAGATGCGCGACTGGTTCGGCGCCGTACCGGTTTATTTAATTACCATTGATGCTTCATTCTGTGAGCAAACCTCAGACCGTGATTTCTGTGCTTTGATCGATCATGAGCTTTATCATATTGGTGTTGAACGTGACGAAGACGGCGAAATTATTTACAGCGATCATACTGGCTTACCTAAACATTACTTAGCTGGTCATGATGTCGAAGAATTTATCGGTGTGGTCAAACGATGGGGAGCAAGCGAAAGCGTTAAACGATTAGTCGAGGTCGCACAGAATCCGCCGTTTGTACCAGATTTAGACATAGCAAAATGCTGCGGAAACTGCGTAATCAATTGA